A genome region from uncultured Methanobrevibacter sp. includes the following:
- a CDS encoding right-handed parallel beta-helix repeat-containing protein: protein MLVLFGLNFSAAHEIDNSTAEDLTAKSDDTVLSVSDADSNVLKESPVKTQIEVVSNTTFDVIGDYFKVKLSDENGNTLKNTKVTFTVLKNTYSKTTNGNGIASLQINLNDGSYNITTKFNGNSNFQSSSLTTPITVNNTRVVDAGLSNSEIQKIIDGAKDKNVILFMGTVYSDINLVINKRMSLLSNVNTVLKSTSTSPVITIKGKSASYSIVNGFNIRGNGNGIVVTDSDYVRIINNDITTSGNGIVATGTVYLNITKNNINKNSKSGIVIGDTVSTYIFYNNIKSNGADGIELAKSDKVYVHGNTISNNKKNGITLKKSVNGIDYGEGPKNVQINKNTISKNEADGILVNNAGNYLNIKSNEISSNRGNGISLAHVGINTIQSNVVTENWENGIQFFDNYVKPVFQEISYNALYSNLHMDVEAKDTYYQDTGSRLELGDNWYTDFAGICPKIKSNNLKFTVTQIGPNQFQALFLDSNGNVASLLPDRTLTYTTNNGEKVSVTISGGAGVFTVDANDGDKIKATVDNSRRDNTFDGESQVLKPINGVTLDYVYPSIPYEDIGGNGNGNGGNSNSGNGASNQPSSQNTGNSTQSHRTDPSSSTNNPVNNVDQSYDTQTTTSPEAASDAGNGDAGNSESQQNSVVKQIIFDEDDFYKVTGISFIILLIILTIGFYYRDDIREMNSKR from the coding sequence GTGCTGGTTTTATTCGGCCTGAATTTCAGTGCTGCTCATGAAATCGATAACTCAACCGCTGAAGATTTAACAGCCAAAAGCGATGATACTGTATTGTCAGTCAGTGATGCTGACAGCAATGTCTTAAAGGAATCTCCCGTCAAAACCCAAATTGAAGTTGTATCCAACACTACTTTTGACGTTATTGGTGATTACTTTAAAGTTAAATTATCTGATGAGAATGGTAACACTTTGAAAAATACCAAAGTAACATTCACTGTTTTGAAAAATACCTACAGTAAAACCACAAACGGCAATGGGATAGCTTCTCTTCAGATTAACTTAAATGACGGATCTTACAACATTACAACAAAATTTAATGGAAATTCTAATTTTCAATCTTCGTCCTTAACCACTCCGATAACTGTAAACAATACCCGTGTGGTTGATGCAGGATTGTCCAACTCAGAAATCCAGAAAATTATTGATGGTGCAAAAGATAAAAATGTTATTTTATTTATGGGAACTGTCTATTCAGATATTAATCTGGTGATTAACAAACGCATGAGTTTGCTTTCAAATGTTAATACTGTATTAAAATCAACTTCTACAAGCCCTGTAATCACTATAAAAGGTAAATCCGCTTCATATAGTATTGTTAATGGATTTAATATTCGGGGTAATGGCAATGGTATTGTAGTTACTGATTCTGACTATGTAAGGATCATAAACAATGATATAACTACTTCTGGCAACGGTATTGTTGCAACAGGAACAGTATATCTTAATATAACTAAAAACAACATTAACAAAAACTCTAAATCTGGTATTGTTATTGGGGATACTGTTTCAACATATATTTTCTACAATAACATTAAAAGCAATGGTGCAGACGGAATTGAGCTTGCAAAATCTGATAAGGTATACGTCCATGGAAATACCATTTCAAACAATAAAAAGAATGGAATTACTTTAAAAAAGAGTGTTAATGGCATTGACTATGGAGAAGGACCTAAAAATGTTCAGATAAATAAAAATACCATTTCCAAAAATGAAGCTGACGGTATTCTGGTAAATAATGCCGGAAACTATCTGAATATCAAATCAAATGAAATCAGCTCCAATAGGGGAAACGGAATATCTCTTGCACATGTCGGAATCAATACAATTCAGTCCAATGTAGTCACTGAAAATTGGGAGAATGGTATACAGTTCTTTGACAATTATGTAAAACCGGTTTTCCAGGAAATTAGTTACAATGCTCTTTACAGCAATCTCCACATGGATGTTGAAGCAAAAGACACTTACTATCAGGATACTGGAAGCAGACTTGAATTGGGAGATAACTGGTATACTGATTTTGCAGGAATATGTCCTAAAATCAAATCAAACAATCTCAAATTCACAGTTACACAAATTGGTCCTAATCAGTTCCAGGCACTGTTTTTAGATTCAAACGGCAATGTTGCAAGCTTACTGCCTGACAGAACACTTACATACACAACCAACAATGGAGAAAAGGTTAGTGTAACAATCAGTGGAGGTGCAGGGGTATTTACTGTTGATGCAAATGACGGCGATAAGATTAAAGCGACAGTCGACAACTCCAGAAGAGACAATACCTTTGACGGTGAATCTCAGGTTCTCAAACCGATAAATGGTGTCACTTTGGATTATGTTTATCCGTCCATTCCATATGAAGATATTGGGGGAAATGGTAACGGCAATGGTGGAAACTCAAACAGCGGCAACGGTGCATCCAATCAACCAAGCAGTCAAAATACAGGTAACAGCACTCAAAGTCATAGAACCGATCCGAGCAGCAGTACAAATAATCCTGTAAATAATGTGGACCAAAGCTATGATACACAAACTACCACTTCACCGGAAGCAGCTTCTGATGCCGGCAACGGTGATGCTGGAAATTCCGAATCCCAACAGAATTCCGTTGTAAAACAAATTATTTTTGATGAAGATGATTTCTATAAGGTTACTGGAATTTCATTTATAATATTGCTGATAATATTGACTATAGGTTTCTATTATCGTGATGATATAAGAGAAATGAACTCTAAAAGATAA
- a CDS encoding MFS transporter produces the protein MNENLDRGMSTLIVFIVAAAILSAAQSVVTTGISGIMADFNISSTTAQWIYSSFLLVLGVMIPLSAFFTRRFKVKTILLASLSLFLIGSLIAFIAPNIEALILARVIQAVGSGILLPITQIVLFKVIPEEKWQIYMGLFGFIIGIAPAIAPTAGGLIIDYVGWRSIFLIFAAAIAVLIVIALVVVKLEFETGPYPLDASSLVLCVLACVGIMLGFSNIAENGFDLIWVILPIVIGAVSLVLFVKRQFGIETPLLDLKALKNKYFFFGTLFSALLYFTMCGLNVIMPLFVQNVAYHSATVSGLVLLPATLVMIVFNFVGPLMANKIGVRKVLVLSCIFTIVGYLLMMTYRVDSSVEYMIATQIVRAVGAGLGLMPAVTWTIAVVSGDVEDATAINNTVRQIIGAIGSALAVVLMAIFAGGNVARNAVSVAAFGQTSLVMAVLAVVSLVIVIIYIKDEIHDLM, from the coding sequence ATGAATGAGAATTTAGATAGGGGAATGTCAACGTTAATAGTATTCATTGTTGCAGCGGCAATATTAAGTGCTGCTCAAAGTGTTGTTACAACTGGAATTTCAGGCATCATGGCCGATTTTAACATATCTTCAACAACCGCACAATGGATTTATTCTTCATTTTTACTTGTTTTGGGTGTTATGATTCCATTGTCTGCATTTTTCACACGCAGATTTAAAGTTAAGACAATTTTGCTGGCGTCACTGTCATTGTTTTTAATAGGATCTCTGATAGCTTTTATTGCTCCTAATATTGAAGCATTGATTCTGGCCCGTGTGATTCAGGCTGTAGGTTCTGGAATTTTACTTCCTATAACTCAAATTGTACTTTTTAAAGTAATTCCTGAAGAAAAATGGCAAATTTATATGGGTTTATTCGGATTTATCATTGGAATAGCTCCGGCTATTGCTCCAACCGCAGGAGGTCTGATTATAGATTATGTGGGATGGAGATCAATCTTTTTGATTTTTGCAGCTGCAATAGCAGTTCTGATAGTAATAGCTTTAGTAGTTGTTAAACTTGAATTTGAAACAGGTCCGTATCCGCTGGATGCATCTTCATTGGTATTATGTGTGCTTGCATGTGTGGGAATAATGCTCGGATTTTCAAACATTGCAGAAAACGGCTTTGATTTAATTTGGGTAATACTACCTATTGTTATCGGTGCAGTTTCATTGGTGCTCTTTGTTAAAAGACAATTCGGAATTGAAACTCCACTTCTTGACTTGAAAGCTTTAAAAAATAAGTATTTCTTTTTCGGAACATTATTTTCCGCATTGCTTTACTTCACCATGTGTGGATTGAATGTTATCATGCCTTTGTTTGTTCAAAACGTAGCATATCATTCAGCAACAGTATCAGGTTTGGTTCTGCTTCCAGCAACCTTGGTGATGATTGTATTTAACTTTGTAGGTCCTCTGATGGCCAATAAAATCGGTGTGAGAAAAGTACTGGTTTTATCATGTATTTTCACTATCGTCGGTTACCTTCTGATGATGACTTACAGGGTTGACAGCAGCGTTGAATATATGATTGCAACACAAATAGTACGTGCTGTCGGTGCAGGTTTAGGATTGATGCCTGCTGTAACATGGACTATTGCAGTAGTTTCCGGTGATGTGGAAGATGCAACCGCAATCAACAACACAGTCAGACAGATTATCGGTGCAATCGGTTCTGCTCTTGCAGTAGTTTTAATGGCAATATTTGCTGGAGGAAATGTGGCCCGTAATGCAGTTTCTGTTGCAGCATTCGGACAGACTTCTCTGGTCATGGCAGTTTTAGCTGTTGTTTCATTAGTGATTGTAATAATTTATATTAAAGATGAAATTCATGATTTAATGTAA
- a CDS encoding helix-turn-helix domain-containing protein, protein MSRQAYVNKDIPISKIRRVKRDLEKFVLLYEKITFIEDLYQDETVKDSIKKHGKTPQTGYKWLKSWNEEGLDSLFRKGNSGRVSKLSDYQFNILKENIVSKGLSSVSEIKEEIQKEFGVTYSERHLRRLIFDLGLLDIMDSNDEN, encoded by the coding sequence ATGAGTAGGCAGGCCTATGTTAATAAAGATATTCCTATTTCAAAAATACGCAGAGTAAAAAGGGATTTGGAGAAATTTGTTCTTTTATATGAGAAAATTACTTTTATAGAGGATTTATATCAGGATGAAACTGTAAAAGATTCTATTAAAAAGCATGGAAAAACTCCTCAAACAGGGTATAAATGGTTAAAAAGCTGGAATGAGGAAGGTTTGGACAGTCTATTTAGAAAAGGTAATTCCGGAAGAGTTTCCAAACTGTCTGATTATCAGTTTAATATTTTAAAGGAAAATATTGTTTCAAAAGGCTTGTCCAGTGTTTCTGAAATTAAAGAAGAAATTCAAAAGGAATTTGGAGTTACTTATTCAGAAAGACATTTAAGAAGGCTGATTTTTGATTTGGGGCTTTTGGATATTATGGATTCCAATGATGAAAATTGA
- a CDS encoding EamA family transporter, whose product MNWNLIWPILMVILANTFYNICMKSMPGDVNPFGALMVTYFAASVISAVIFAFMVGPSNVTVELSRINWTSIILAIAIVGLEVGYVFVYRAGWAVSTASVVANIGLACVLLIVGYLLYKENVSFTQIVGFFVCMVGLILINI is encoded by the coding sequence TTGAACTGGAACCTGATTTGGCCAATTTTAATGGTTATTTTGGCAAATACATTCTATAATATTTGCATGAAATCGATGCCTGGTGATGTAAATCCCTTTGGAGCATTGATGGTTACTTATTTTGCAGCTTCAGTTATCTCAGCAGTTATTTTTGCCTTTATGGTCGGACCTTCTAATGTGACAGTTGAACTGTCCAGAATTAACTGGACTTCCATAATTCTAGCTATAGCTATAGTTGGCCTTGAAGTCGGTTATGTTTTTGTTTATCGTGCAGGCTGGGCGGTAAGTACTGCAAGCGTTGTTGCAAATATCGGTCTGGCATGTGTTCTTCTCATCGTCGGATATCTGCTGTATAAGGAAAACGTTTCATTCACTCAAATCGTGGGCTTTTTCGTTTGCATGGTTGGCCTTATTTTAATTAACATTTAA